One genomic region from Candidatus Endomicrobiellum trichonymphae encodes:
- a CDS encoding SDR family oxidoreductase, giving the protein MEWNKKVAVITGAGGVLLSAYAKELASKGVKTAVLSRNLKNAQCTAEEITSTGGIAKAYACDVLDKENLIKTEEQIYKDFGQYHILINGAGGNMPNANTTNEIFNPKDLNNPNVCSFFDLDSKEIEKVFSLNFMGTFLVSQIFTKRMLGTKGAVIINFSSMAAQSPMTKVLGYAAAKAAIDNFTKWLAVHFAEQGLRVNAVAPGFFLTNQNKSLLTNTDGSLTSRSHKIITHTPMRRFGEARDLFGALSWLCDEEASGFVTGSIIAVDGGFQAYSGV; this is encoded by the coding sequence ATGGAGTGGAATAAAAAGGTGGCTGTCATAACCGGTGCCGGCGGAGTGCTGCTCAGCGCCTACGCGAAAGAATTAGCTTCAAAAGGCGTTAAAACAGCCGTTCTCAGCAGAAACCTTAAAAATGCCCAGTGCACTGCAGAAGAAATTACCAGTACCGGCGGTATTGCAAAAGCATATGCCTGCGATGTGCTTGATAAAGAAAATCTTATTAAAACGGAAGAACAGATATATAAAGATTTCGGGCAGTACCATATCCTTATAAACGGCGCCGGCGGCAATATGCCAAATGCCAATACTACAAATGAAATTTTTAACCCCAAAGATTTGAATAATCCGAACGTCTGTTCTTTTTTTGATTTAGATTCAAAAGAGATAGAAAAAGTTTTCTCACTAAATTTTATGGGTACGTTTCTTGTCTCTCAAATTTTTACAAAACGCATGCTCGGCACAAAGGGAGCTGTCATTATAAATTTTTCAAGTATGGCAGCTCAGAGTCCTATGACAAAAGTTCTCGGTTATGCCGCGGCAAAAGCGGCAATTGACAATTTTACGAAGTGGCTTGCGGTACATTTTGCAGAACAAGGCCTGCGCGTAAACGCCGTTGCACCCGGATTCTTCCTTACAAATCAAAACAAATCGCTTTTGACAAACACTGACGGCTCGCTTACATCACGATCACATAAAATTATCACACATACGCCAATGAGACGTTTCGGCGAAGCGCGTGATTTATTCGGCGCGCTTTCATGGCTTTGCGACGAAGAAGCATCCGGTTTCGTCACAGGCAGCATTATCGCGGTTGACGGTGGTTTTCAGGCATATTCAGGCGTATAA
- the uxuA gene encoding mannonate dehydratase, translated as MKMTFRWYGENVDPIPLRYIRQIPGVEGIVWALHDIPAGECWTVERIEEVKAQAAKYNFNADVVESVNVHEDIKLGLPSRKKYIENYKNTLKNLGRAGVKVVCYNFMPVFDWTRTDLYKPQSDGSTALFYEKAKVDNINPVKFLEQMSKQEGLLTMPGWEPERLSKIKELFEAYKEIKDDDLWENLKYFLQEIIPVAQESGIKMAIHPDDPPWSIFGLSRIITCRDNIKKFLSLVDNPSNGLTLCSGSLGSCTKNNIAAIVREFGDRIYFAHIRNIRHFKNGDFTETSHKTSDGSLDITEIVKAYHDINYKYYVRPDHGRHIWDEKCRPGYGLYDRSLGIMYIFGLWDAFEKISASKRGQYGVE; from the coding sequence ATGAAAATGACCTTCAGGTGGTACGGGGAAAACGTTGATCCCATACCGCTGAGGTATATAAGACAGATACCCGGCGTTGAAGGAATAGTATGGGCACTGCATGACATACCAGCAGGGGAATGCTGGACTGTTGAGCGCATTGAAGAAGTTAAGGCGCAAGCTGCAAAATATAACTTTAATGCTGATGTTGTTGAAAGTGTTAATGTTCACGAAGATATCAAACTTGGACTTCCTTCCCGCAAAAAATATATAGAAAATTATAAAAATACTCTTAAAAATCTCGGCAGAGCCGGCGTAAAAGTCGTATGTTACAACTTTATGCCGGTTTTTGATTGGACACGGACAGACCTGTACAAACCCCAGTCTGACGGTTCTACAGCGCTTTTTTATGAAAAAGCTAAAGTTGACAATATAAATCCGGTTAAGTTTTTAGAACAAATGTCAAAACAAGAAGGTCTTTTGACGATGCCCGGATGGGAGCCGGAAAGACTTTCAAAAATAAAAGAACTTTTTGAAGCCTATAAAGAGATAAAAGATGACGACCTTTGGGAAAATCTGAAATACTTTTTGCAGGAAATTATACCCGTCGCACAGGAAAGCGGCATAAAAATGGCCATACATCCCGACGATCCGCCGTGGAGTATATTTGGTCTTTCTCGTATAATAACCTGCAGAGACAATATCAAAAAATTTTTAAGCCTTGTTGACAATCCTTCAAACGGACTCACTTTATGCAGCGGTTCTTTAGGCTCCTGCACGAAAAATAACATTGCAGCTATAGTGCGGGAGTTCGGCGACAGGATATACTTTGCGCATATACGCAATATCCGGCATTTTAAAAACGGAGATTTTACAGAGACTTCTCACAAAACTTCCGACGGTTCTCTTGATATAACAGAAATTGTAAAGGCATACCACGATATAAATTATAAATATTATGTCCGTCCTGATCATGGACGACATATATGGGACGAAAAATGCCGACCCGGATATGGTTTATATGACAGATCTCTCGGCATAATGTACATTTTTGGATTATGGGATGCTTTTGAAAAAATATCTGCATCTAAAAGGGGGCAGTATGGAGTGGAATAA